One genomic window of Arachis stenosperma cultivar V10309 chromosome 10, arast.V10309.gnm1.PFL2, whole genome shotgun sequence includes the following:
- the LOC130956051 gene encoding arginyl-tRNA--protein transferase 2-like → MASSSRTNPRKESVVVDCGRRRTTCGYCRSPRRSSISHGLWAHSLTVDDYQGLLDRGWRRSGCFLYKPEMERTCCPSYTIRLKASDFVPSKEQVRVSRRLQRYLDGSLDAKRANTSEDATTSKKSESCVRHKVSTPKSEESLSASKEEQNEVENILHHLSDQINKIVQMLIEKGEFPSHIVLPKPLVRKVSQGKKKLLASGSEDMLYSSNIAFQIAASIKRTHSGDKNSNNSQPSQNGEKENASSPKIIAEKLVVPLDPMMKSSGLSVRACNGHINFYAPTEQVCQSECVQSAETSKKSGMKRDIGGNCLSSPQHCQVKKRKFEIRMNRSSFDPEEFALYRRYQLKVHNDKPDHVTETSYRRFLVDTPLLFVSPTGDSTVPPCGFGSFHQQYLIDGKLVAVGVIDVLPKCLSSKYLFWDPDFAFLSLGKYSALQEIGWVKENQAHCPSLQYYYLGYYIHSCNKMRYKASYRPSELLCPLRYQWVSFDIARPLLDKRPYVVLSDSSILKNGDSSLHQATEDSTERHLDDIDQEDANDVRMDEDEQTVDSEESSDDEPELETTAYGNVENCDVSRVLVGVEGTCLRYRDLRNAFGPEGRQYLETQLQKYKNVVGPELSERMVYSIG, encoded by the exons atggCAAGCAGCAGCAGAACTAACCCGCGAAAGGAAAGCGTCGTCGTCGATTGTGGTCGCCGCCGAACCACTTGCGGCTATTGCAGATCGCCCCGCCGCTCTAGCATCTCTCACG GCTTGTGGGCGCATAGCCTTACTGTGGATGACTACCAAG GACTTCTTGATCGGGGTTGGAGAAGATCTGGATGTTTTCTTTATAAGCCAGAGATGGAAAGGACATGCTGCCCTTCTTATACAATTCGTTTGAAAGCAAGCGACTTTGTTCCTTCCAAGGAGCAGGTTCGTGTATCTAGAAGATTGCAAAG GTATTTAGATGGATCCTTGGATGCCAAAAGAGCTAATACATCTGAGGATGCAACTACTTCAAAGAAATCAGAAAGCTGTGTCCGTCACAAGGTCTCAACCCCCAAGTCAGAAGAATCTCTATCTGCCAGCAAGGAAGAGCAGAATGAGGTTGAAAACATTTTGCACCATTTATCagatcaaattaataaaatagtacaGATGTTGATTGAGAAAGGGGAATTTCCTTCTCATATTGTGTTACCAAAGCCTTTAGTCAGAAAGGTTTCACAAGGGAAGAAAAAATTACTAGCCAGTGGATCAGAAGATATGTTATATAGCAGCAATATAGCATTTCAAATTGCAGCCTCTATAAAAAGAACTCATTCAGGTGACAAGAATAGTAATAATTCCCAACCATCACAAAATGGTGAAAAGGAAAATGCATCATCTCCCAAAATTATTGCAGAAAAGTTAGTAGTGCCTTTAGATCCGATGATGAAAAGTTCTGGGTTGTCTGTCAGGGCTTGCAATGGGCATATCAATTTCTATGCTCCTACAGAGCAAGTTTGCCAGAGTGAGTGTGTTCAAAGTGCTGAAACTTCTAAAAAATCTGGAATGAAGCGTGATATTGGTGGAAATTGTCTGAGTAGTCCTCAACATTGTCAGGTGAAAAAGCGAAAGTTTGAGATCAGAATGAATAGATCCAGTTTTGATCCAGAAGAATTTGCTTTGTATAGGCGATATCAGCTCAAAGTACATAATGATAAACCAGACCATGTCACAGAGACCTCATATCGCAGGTTTCTGGTTGATACTCCATTATTATTTGTTTCACCCACCGGTGATAGCACTGTTCCACCATGTGGCTTTGGCTCTTTCCATCAACAATATTTAATAGATGGCAAATTAGTGGCAGTTGGTGTTATAGATGTCCTTCCCAAATGTTTGTCAAGCAAATATTTATTCTGGGATCCAGACTTTGCCTTCCTATCACTTGGCAAGTACTCAGCACTTCAAGAAATAGGTTGGGTGAAAGAAAACCAGGCTCATTGCCCTAGTCTTCAGTACTATTATCTTGGCTACTATATTCACTCTTGCAACAAGATGAGATACAAAGCTTCCTATCGTCCATCGGAGCTTTTATGCCCACTTCGTTATCA GTGGGTCTCATTTGACATTGCAAGGCCCTTGCTTGACAAAAGGCCTTATGTTGTCTTATCAGATTCCTCCATTTTAAAAAATGGCGATTCTTCCCTCCATCAAGCTACCGAAGATTCAACAGAAAGGCACCTTGATGACATTGACCAAGAAGATGCAAATGATGTCCGAATGGATGAGGATGAACAAACCGTAGACTCTGAAGAAAGCTCTGACGATGAACCTGAACTTGAAACCACTGCATATGGCAACGTGGAAAATTGTGATGTCAGCAGAGTTTTGGTTGGGGTAGAGGGAACTTGTTTGAGATACAGG GATCTGCGAAATGCCTTTGGTCCTGAGGGGAGGCAGTATTTGGAGACCCAGCTGCAGAAATACAAGAACGTCGTGGGTCCAGAGTTATCTGAGAGAATGGTCTATTCTATTGGATAA
- the LOC130954636 gene encoding protein yippee-like, with translation MFCSVSTSVATCCVYCQLCVLYQYQEAQLLSKVMGRLFVINLEGKIYSCKHCRTHLAISEDIISKAFHSRHGKAYLFNKVVNVSVGEKEERTMITGLHTVADIFCVGCGSILGWKYEIAHEKNQKYKEGKSVLERYKISGPDGSNYWITHEAHAGGSDADDA, from the exons ATGTTCTGTTCTGTGTCCACATCTGTTGCAACTTGTTGTGTGTACTGTCAACTGTGTGTACTGTACCAATATCAAGAGGCACAG TTATTGAGCAAAGTCATGGGAAGGTTGTTTGTGATCAATCTTGAAGGGAAGATCTATAGCTGCAAACACTGCCGCACCCACCTTGCCATATCTGAAGACATCATCTCCAAG GCCTTCCATTCCAGACATGGGAAAGCTTATCTTTTCAACAAGGT TGTGAATGTTTCTGTTGGAGAAAAAGAGGAGAGGACGATGATAACTGGATTGCATACTGTGGCTGACATATTCTGTGTTGGTTGCGGATCAATCCTCGGTTGGAAATAT GAGATTGCTCATGAGAAAAACCAGAAGTACAAGGAAGGAAAATCGGTGCTCGAGCG ATACAAGATATCAGGTCCTGATGGAAGCAATTACTGGATTACTCATGAAGCTCATGCTGGTGGAAGTGACGCTGATGATGCTTAA